A single Anopheles maculipalpis chromosome 3RL, idAnoMacuDA_375_x, whole genome shotgun sequence DNA region contains:
- the LOC126560586 gene encoding cuticle protein CP14.6-like, with the protein MNTLLALVVLMVATVYAAPAESDAQAAIVSQTSDVQPDGSFNYAFESSNGIKVEDQGAIKSIKVPKLDDTGRQIGEEDVQVAVQTGSFQYTAPDGQIYTLRYVADENGFQPQADHLPVGPSVQ; encoded by the exons ATGAATACCCTGCTCGCTCTGGTGGTTCTGATGGTGGCGACCGTGTACGCGGCACCGGCCGAAAGTGATGCGCAGGCAGCGATCGTCAGCCAGACGTCCGATGTGCAACCGGATGGCTCGTTCAACTATGC GTTTGAGTCGTCTAATGGAATCAAGGTTGAGGATCAGGGCGCGATCAAGTCGATCAAGGTACCGAAGCTGGATGACACCGGCCGACAGATCGGCGAGGAGGACGTGCAAGTCGCTGTGCAAACTGGCTCCTTCCAGTACACCGCCCCGGACGGACAGATCTACACGCTAAG ATACGTCGCTGATGAGAATGGATTCCAGCCCCAGGCGGACCATCTCCCAGTTGGTCCCAGTGTTCAGTGA
- the LOC126565305 gene encoding dolichol-phosphate mannosyltransferase subunit 1, whose protein sequence is MAGEKYSILLPTYNERENLPIIIWLIVKYLQEAKINYEVIVIDDGSPDGTLEVAKQLQKIYGEDRILLRPRAAKLGLGTAYIHGIEHATGDYIIIMDADLSHHPKFIPQFVELQKKGDFDIVSGTRYKGSGGVYGWDFKRKLISRGANFLSQLLLRPNASDLTGSFRLYRKEVLKELISRCTSKGYVFQMEMIVRARQLNYSIGEVPISFVDRVYGQSKLGGSEIIQFAKNLLYLFATT, encoded by the exons ATGGCAGGAGAAAAGTACTCTATCTTGCTGCCAACGTACAATGAGCGTGAAAATCTGCCGATCATCATATGGTTGATCGTGAAGTACTTGCAAGAGGC aaaaatcaACTACGAGGTGATAGTGATTGATGATGGCAGTCCGGATGGCACGCTGGAAGTAGCGAAACAGCTACAAAAAATATACGGTGAAGATCGTATCCTTCTTCGACCGAGGGCCGCCAAGCTGGGCCTTGGAACGGCTTACATTCATGGCATAGAGCACGCGACGGGAGATTACATCATTATCATGGATGCTGATCTGAGCCATCAC CCCAAATTCATTCCACAGTTTGTAGAGCTGCAAAAGAAAGGTGACTTTGACATAGTCTCGGGCACCCGGTACAAGGGCTCGGGCGGTGTTTATGGATGGGATTTCAAGAGGAAGTTGATTTCGCGTGGAGCCAATTTCCTCTCTCAACTGTTACTGCGACCGAATGCATCTGATCTTACCGGATCGTTCCGACTGTACCGCAAAGAAGTGCTGAAAGAGCTAATTTCTCGCTGCACTTCGAAAGGATACGTCTTCCAGATGGAAATGATTGTCCGAGCGCGCCAGCTAAACTACTCCATTGGAGAAGTTCCGATATCGTTTGTGGACCGTGTGTACGGGCAGTCCAAGCTCGGTGGATCGGAGATAATCCAGTTTGCTAAAAATTTGCTGTACCTTTTCGCCACCACGTAA
- the LOC126565572 gene encoding NADH dehydrogenase [ubiquinone] 1 beta subcomplex subunit 9 has protein sequence MSAPTAAALAHTRRVCSLYKKSLRNLESWYDRRHIFRYQATLMRARFDQHRNEKDPAKVAQLVADGEKELFEKQHYQPKKFPMSPGGVAFEREVIPPDWVLDYWHPLEKAQFPDYFARREKRKEEYVVWWEKQYGKSSANDSSSHH, from the exons ATGTCCGCACCGACCGCTGCGGCATTGGCCCACACGCGACGGGTTTGCTCGTTGTACAAAAAGTCGCTCCGTAACCTGGAATCATGGTACGATAGAAG ACACATTTTCCGCTACCAGGCAACGTTGATGCGAGCACGCTTCGATCAGCACAGGAATGAAAAGGATCCGGCAAAGGTGGCTCAGCTGGTGGCCGATGGCGAGAAGGAATTGTTCGAAAAGCAGCACTACCAGCCGAAGAAAT TCCCAATGTCGCCGGGCGGTGTTGCGTTCGAACGCGAAGTGATTCCTCCGGATTGGGTGCTGGATTACTGGCATCCGCTGGAAAAGGCACAGTTCCCCGACTACTTTGCACGACGCGAAAAGCGCAAGGAAGAATACGTCGTTTGGTGGGAAAAGCAGTACGGCAAATCGTCCGCCAATGATTCCTCTTCCCACCATTAA
- the LOC126564652 gene encoding putative ATPase N2B: MLFLTKAPIAVCLLKRSCSCPVLHGVRLYSPNVPATATNPGTPVSAVGKTPIELLKEKLNHGEIQPDPHQARVTEALQVVYDSIKTYSPPKPSTGIGKWFSFGRAEKAVDAPKGLYIYGSVGGGKTMLMDMFYDCCAIDRKRRVHFNSFMTDVHTKIHDIKSKHVRDASNSKPQPFDPIKPVAELITEDSWMICFDEFQVTDIADAMILKRLFTYLFNNGVIVVATSNRAPDDLYKNGLQRSNFVPFIGVLKNHCNIVTLDSGVDYRTAALKGESKHYFDKSQGDANSSMDKLFKVLCSQENDMIRPKTFTHFGRNITFAKTCGQVLDSTFEELCDRPLGASDFLQIAQFFHTVLIRDIPQLNLKLKSQTRRFITLIDTLYDSRVRLVVSADVPYKYLFSNEAPDDMHTSDEHRMLMDDLKITKDSTDAASNIFTGEEEVFAFERTVSRLAEMQSAEYWTLWEKHR; the protein is encoded by the exons ATGTTGTTCCTGACGAAAGCACCGATCGCGGTCTGTCTGCTAAAACGTAGTTGCTCGTGTCCCGTGCTACACGGTGTACGATTGTACAGTCCGAACGTtcccgccaccgccaccaaccCTGGTACGCCCGTATCTGCGGTCGGGAAAACGCCCATCGAGCTGCTGAAGGAAAAGCTGAACCATGGGGAAATCCAGCCCGATCCGCACCAGGCCCGTGTCACGGAAGCGTTGCAGGTAGTGTATGACAGTATTAAAACGTACAGCCCACCTAAACCGAGCACTGGCATAGGGAAATGGTTCAGCTTCGGCAGGGCTGAGAAGGCGGTGGATGCACCCAAAGGACTCTACATCTACGGTAGCGTTGGCGGTGGCAAAACCATGCTCATGGACATGTTTTACGATTGCTGTGCG ATTGATCGAAAGCGACGTGTGCACTTCAACTCCTTCATGACCGATGTGCACACCAAAATACACGACATCAAGTCGAAGCACGTGCGGGATGCCAGCAACAGTAAGCCACAACCATTCGACCCGATTAAGCCTGTTGCCGAGCTAATTACCGAGGACTCGTGGATGATTTGCTTCGATGAATTTCAG GTTACCGACATAGCAGACGCAATGATTTTGAAACGGCTATTCACTTATCTCTTCAATAACGGTGTGATTGTGGTGGCCACCAGTAACCGTGCCCCCGACGATCTCTACAAAAATGGGCTACAGCGTAGCAACTTTGTCCCGTTCATTGGCGTGCTCAAGAATCACTGCAACATCGTAACGCTAGATAGTGGCGTTGATTACCGTACGGCGGCGCTAAAAGGGGAAAGTAAACATTACTTTGA CAAATCCCAAGGTGATGCAAACTCTTCGATGGACAAACTGTTTAAGGTGCTTTGCTCGCAAGAGAACGATATGATACGTCCCAAGACGTTTACCCACTTTGGCAGGAATATAACGTTCGCGAAAACTTGCGGCCAGGTGCTGGACAGCACATTTGAAGAACTCTGTGACAGG CCTCTCGGTGCTAGCGATTTCCTACAGATAGCACAATTCTTTCACACGGTGCTAATACGAGATATTCCTCAACTTAACCTGAAGCTAAAATCCCAAACGAGACGGTTCATCACGCTGATTGACACACTATACGATAGTCGCGTAAGG TTAGTCGTATCGGCGGACGTACCGTACAAGTATCTTTTCTCCAACGAGGCACCGGATGATATGCACACCTCCGACGAGCATCGTATGCTGATGGACGATCTCAAAATTACCAAGGATTCGACGGACGCGGCCTCGAACATTTTCACGGGTGAGGAAGAAGTATTTGCTTTCGAGCGTACGGTGTCTCGGTTGGCCGAGATGCAATCGGCCGAATACTGGACGCTCTGGGAGAAGCATCGCTAG
- the LOC126565521 gene encoding endocuticle structural glycoprotein ABD-4 translates to MKLLIVLALVASTYGYPQHEHHDHHEHHETSTYIPILKYDKQQGEDGSYRTIYQTGNNIVHEESGYLKDASEDHPNGILVQQGAYSYEAPNGDVIQVQYTADENGFRVQSDSLPTPPPVPPAIQEGLKEIYEGIKRREQEAKNNPKYAEDEAKRAQLDYNGQYYNQ, encoded by the exons atgaaGCTTTTG ATCGTACTAGCGCTGGTAGCATCCACCTACGGGTATCCGCAGCATGAACATCACGATCATCATGAACATCACGAAACGAGCACCTACATTCCCATCCTGAAGTACGACAAACAGCAAGGCGAAGATGGCAGCTATCGGACCAT CTACCAGACGGGCAATAATATCGTTCACGAGGAGTCTGGATATCTGAAGGACGCTTCGGAAGATCATCCCAATGGTATTTTGGTCCAGCAAGGTGCCTACTCATACGAAGCCCCCAACGGTGACGTCATTCAAGTGCAGTATACTGCCGACGAAAATGGATTCCGTGTGCAGAGCGACAGCCTGCCCACGCCACCCCCAGTACCGCCAGCAATCCAGGAAGGACTCAAGGAAATCTACGAAGGCATCAAGCGCCGAGAGCAGGAAGCCAAAAACAATCCCAAGTACGCGGAGGATGAAGCCAAGCGGGCCCAGCTGGACTACAACGGACAGTACTATAACCAGTAG